Proteins encoded within one genomic window of Capra hircus breed San Clemente unplaced genomic scaffold, ASM170441v1, whole genome shotgun sequence:
- the LOC108635347 gene encoding multidrug resistance-associated protein 4-like: ALRLSSSAMRKTTTGQAVNLLSNDVNRFDQGGNDVLALSVGGATAGYHSDRPALDGNRNVVSCWDGVLIILLLLQSCFGKLFSSLRSKTAALTDNRISTMSEVISGIKTIKMNAWEKSFIDLISRLRRKEISKILKSSYLRGMNLASFFAVSKIMIFVTFITNDLLDNRITASQVFVVVTLFEALRFSNTLYFPMAVEKVSEAIVSIQRIE, translated from the exons GCCCTTCGGCTAAGTAGCTCGGCCATGAGGAAGACCACCACAGGCCAGGCAGTCAACCTACTGTCCAACGATGTGAACAGGTTTGACCAG GGAG gTAACGATGTTCTTGCACTATCTGTGGGTGGGGCCACTGCAGGCTATCACAGTGACCGCCCTGCTCTGGATGGAAATAGGAATGTCGTGTCTTGCTGGGATGGCGTTCTCATTATTCTTCTGCTTTTGCAAAGCTGCTTTGGAAAGTTGTTTTCATCACTCCG GAGTAAGACTGCAGCTCTCACAGATAACAGGATCAGTACCATGAGTGAAGTTATAAGTGgcatcaaaacaataaaaatgaatgcttGGGAAAAGTCATTTATAGACCTTATTTCCAGACTGAGAAG GAAGGAAATTTCCAAGATTCTGAAAAGTTCCTACCTTAGAGGAATGAATTTGGCATCATTTTTTGCTGTCAGCAAAATCATGATTTTTGTCACCTTCATCACCAATGATCTCCTTGACAACCGTATCACAGCCAGCCAAGTGTTTGTGGTGGTGACGCTGTTCGAGGCTCTGCGGTTCTCAAACACTCTCTACTTCCCCATGGCTGTTGAGAAGGTGTCAGAGGCCATTGTCAGCATCCAAAGAATCGAG